One Psychrobacillus glaciei genomic region harbors:
- the pdxT gene encoding pyridoxal 5'-phosphate synthase glutaminase subunit PdxT has product MVKIGVLALQGAVSEHVRSIEACGAEAIAIKNTSDLTLVDGLILPGGESTTMRKLIGRFEMLESLQQFAAAGKPMFGTCAGLILLAKHLVGYDFAHIDVLDAKVERNSFGRQVYSFETNLKIKDVAEHFPAVFISAPHIVDVGETVDILATFEGRIVMARQGHLLGCSFHPELTDDHRITAYFIEMVRERLAKRVNL; this is encoded by the coding sequence ATGGTAAAGATCGGCGTATTAGCTCTTCAAGGAGCGGTGAGTGAGCATGTTCGATCTATAGAAGCGTGCGGGGCAGAAGCAATTGCAATAAAAAATACAAGTGATTTAACTTTAGTTGATGGATTAATCCTCCCTGGTGGAGAAAGTACAACCATGCGTAAACTAATTGGCCGATTTGAAATGCTTGAGTCTTTACAACAATTTGCTGCAGCGGGTAAGCCAATGTTTGGAACTTGTGCTGGACTAATATTACTAGCTAAGCATCTTGTTGGGTATGATTTTGCACATATTGACGTTTTGGATGCGAAAGTAGAGCGTAATTCCTTCGGTAGACAAGTGTATAGCTTCGAAACAAATTTAAAGATTAAGGATGTTGCAGAACATTTTCCTGCTGTATTTATATCTGCACCACATATTGTAGACGTTGGTGAGACTGTTGATATACTTGCTACTTTTGAAGGAAGAATCGTCATGGCAAGACAGGGACATTTGTTAGGATGCTCCTTTCACCCAGAACTGACGGATGATCACCGAATTACTGCGTATTTTATCGAAATGGTGAGGGAAAGGCTTGCAAAACGAGTAAACCTATAG
- a CDS encoding aminotransferase class I/II-fold pyridoxal phosphate-dependent enzyme, with translation MQEKRPLVEAIEKFHKQKSISFHVPGHKNGLLSNLPKAIKKTMEYDFTELEGLDDFHHPEGAIKEAEQLLSMAYGTHKSFFLVNGTTVGNLAMIYATCQFGEQIIVQRNAHKSIFHAIELVGAEPIFVTPEWDEKTKTATCVTFEIIQEALAAYPQAKAIVLTYPNYYGVASLQLENIINLCHSYSIPVLVDEAHGAHFQANKDFPKSSLVYGADLVVQSAHKTLPALTMGSFLHVNSNLIDTRRVNNYLRMLQSSSPSYLLLASLDDARSYVERYNEFDFKHFIYRRKLFIEALETIPLLEIVQVDDPLKLLIRIENYSGFQLRKVLEQQNIYVELADTYQVLMILPLLKLDHEYPFAEIRKRVKHAVDILRNEVPNSPSHSLIIKQKSISTLHMNISLLNEKQGEWIPYVRSLGKIAKGMIIPYPPGIPLILAGEKITIAMLTELEEWIEKGAVFQGEHRLDQKLIYVAEE, from the coding sequence ATGCAAGAGAAACGCCCGTTAGTCGAAGCAATAGAAAAATTTCATAAACAAAAAAGCATTTCTTTTCATGTGCCTGGACATAAAAATGGGCTGTTATCAAATTTGCCAAAAGCAATAAAAAAGACTATGGAATATGACTTTACGGAATTAGAAGGATTAGATGATTTCCATCATCCTGAAGGAGCTATAAAAGAGGCAGAGCAATTACTTTCAATGGCATATGGAACTCATAAAAGCTTCTTTTTGGTAAATGGAACGACGGTGGGCAATCTAGCGATGATTTATGCTACATGTCAGTTTGGTGAGCAGATTATTGTTCAGAGAAATGCACATAAATCAATTTTCCATGCAATTGAACTAGTTGGGGCAGAACCTATCTTTGTAACTCCAGAGTGGGATGAGAAAACCAAAACGGCTACCTGTGTAACGTTTGAAATTATTCAAGAAGCATTAGCAGCATATCCCCAAGCTAAAGCTATTGTGTTAACCTATCCTAATTACTATGGGGTAGCATCTTTACAATTGGAAAACATAATAAACCTATGCCATTCATATAGCATTCCAGTTCTAGTAGATGAGGCACATGGTGCACATTTCCAAGCTAATAAAGACTTTCCGAAATCTTCTCTTGTATATGGAGCAGACCTAGTTGTTCAATCTGCTCATAAAACATTACCTGCACTAACGATGGGTTCCTTTTTGCATGTCAACTCGAATTTAATCGATACAAGAAGAGTAAATAATTATTTAAGGATGCTACAGTCAAGCAGTCCATCTTATCTATTATTAGCTTCTTTGGATGATGCAAGAAGCTATGTAGAAAGATACAACGAGTTTGATTTCAAGCATTTTATATATAGAAGGAAACTATTTATAGAGGCATTAGAGACGATTCCTCTACTAGAAATAGTTCAAGTAGATGATCCACTCAAATTATTAATTCGTATTGAAAACTATTCAGGTTTTCAATTACGGAAAGTGCTGGAACAGCAGAATATTTATGTGGAGTTAGCGGACACATATCAAGTTTTAATGATTTTACCATTATTAAAACTTGATCATGAATATCCTTTTGCAGAAATTAGAAAGCGAGTAAAGCATGCGGTGGATATATTACGTAATGAAGTTCCTAACAGTCCAAGTCATTCTCTTATAATAAAACAAAAGTCAATTTCAACATTACATATGAATATTAGTTTGTTAAATGAAAAACAGGGAGAATGGATACCATATGTCCGATCCTTGGGTAAAATTGCAAAAGGAATGATTATTCCATATCCACCAGGCATCCCTCTAATATTGGCAGGAGAAAAAATAACGATAGCTATGTTAACGGAACTAGAAGAGTGGATAGAAAAAGGTGCAGTATTTCAAGGAGAGCATCGATTGGATCAAAAGTTAATATATGTGGCGGAGGAGTAA
- a CDS encoding deoxynucleoside kinase, producing the protein MSIPFITVEGPIGVGKTSLAKAIATTYQFELLKEIVDENPFLDKFYDDIAEWSFQTEMFFLCNRFKQLSDIQKNYLSKSKAVTADYHIFKNLIFAKRSLNKAEFEKYEAIYKILTNDMPVPNMVIYLDASLDVLINRIDIRGRDFEKKISPDYLQQLAADYRTFIDDFEKRHPEVPVLRFNGDEIDFVQNGQDLQLILNKVDQTLHKRSF; encoded by the coding sequence ATGTCCATTCCATTTATAACGGTAGAAGGTCCTATAGGGGTTGGAAAAACTTCCTTAGCAAAAGCGATTGCCACTACCTATCAATTTGAATTATTGAAAGAGATTGTGGATGAAAATCCTTTCTTAGATAAATTTTATGACGATATTGCAGAGTGGAGTTTCCAAACAGAAATGTTTTTTCTTTGCAATCGATTTAAACAATTAAGTGATATCCAAAAGAATTACTTATCAAAATCAAAAGCAGTAACAGCGGATTATCATATTTTTAAAAATTTGATTTTTGCTAAACGGTCGTTAAATAAAGCCGAATTTGAAAAATATGAAGCAATCTATAAGATATTAACAAATGATATGCCTGTTCCAAATATGGTTATCTATTTAGATGCTAGCTTAGACGTTCTTATTAATCGTATCGATATACGGGGAAGAGATTTTGAAAAGAAGATAAGTCCTGATTATTTGCAGCAACTTGCAGCTGATTATCGTACATTTATTGACGACTTTGAAAAGAGACACCCGGAAGTCCCAGTTCTAAGATTCAATGGGGATGAAATAGATTTTGTTCAAAATGGACAAGACCTACAATTAATTTTAAATAAGGTAGATCAAACATTACATAAGAGGAGTTTTTAA
- a CDS encoding glycosyl hydrolase family 18 protein — protein MIYVVKSGDNLYSIAKHFGTNTATLTSINGLPDPDVLVVGQALVLPSTPSPDRPMIDTNLYVEWYTESPSQHVIDQVEKDAPGLTYMMPFAYEVLRDGSLTSMNWGKLGEVAKNHQVESVIVLANIENGAFNDTLAHTIFTDDQVKQRVFENAVAEATVKGATHIHTDFEYIAKEDRKNYVTFLKELKEFAKGFTISSSLAPKSSDNLKGKWYEGIDYKAIGEVVDFVVIMTYEWGYSGGPPMAVSPIGPVRKVLEYAKTEIESKKIMMGQNLYGYDWTLPYKQGNAFAKALSPQRAIQLARERNAAIEYDPIAQAPFFHYWKDGIEHEVWFEDARSIQAKFKLLKELNLLGISYWHSGFDFPQNWYLLNEMFRVKKK, from the coding sequence TTGATTTATGTAGTGAAAAGTGGAGATAATTTATACTCCATAGCAAAGCATTTTGGTACAAATACGGCAACACTTACCTCTATCAATGGACTACCGGACCCTGATGTATTAGTGGTAGGGCAAGCGCTAGTTTTACCATCTACTCCAAGCCCAGACAGACCAATGATTGATACAAATTTATATGTAGAATGGTATACAGAAAGTCCATCTCAGCATGTCATAGACCAAGTAGAAAAGGATGCACCAGGGTTGACTTACATGATGCCTTTTGCGTATGAAGTTCTTCGTGATGGATCATTGACTTCGATGAACTGGGGTAAATTGGGCGAAGTAGCAAAGAATCATCAAGTAGAATCCGTTATTGTGCTTGCAAATATTGAAAATGGAGCATTTAATGATACTCTAGCGCATACTATCTTTACGGATGACCAAGTGAAACAAAGAGTGTTTGAGAATGCAGTTGCTGAGGCTACTGTTAAAGGAGCAACTCATATTCATACAGACTTTGAGTATATTGCAAAAGAAGATCGGAAAAACTATGTAACTTTTTTAAAGGAATTAAAAGAGTTTGCTAAAGGATTTACGATTTCCTCTAGTCTTGCACCAAAATCAAGTGATAATTTAAAAGGAAAATGGTATGAAGGGATAGATTATAAAGCAATTGGTGAAGTAGTTGATTTTGTTGTAATAATGACTTATGAGTGGGGTTATAGTGGCGGCCCACCAATGGCGGTGTCCCCAATCGGACCAGTTCGCAAGGTGCTTGAGTATGCTAAAACAGAAATAGAGTCGAAAAAAATAATGATGGGACAAAATTTGTATGGATATGATTGGACGCTTCCTTATAAACAAGGAAATGCATTTGCTAAAGCATTAAGTCCACAGCGAGCTATTCAATTGGCAAGGGAACGTAATGCAGCAATTGAGTATGATCCAATTGCTCAAGCCCCTTTCTTTCATTATTGGAAAGATGGGATAGAGCATGAGGTGTGGTTTGAGGATGCGAGATCTATTCAAGCAAAGTTTAAGTTATTGAAAGAATTAAACCTTTTAGGAATTTCTTATTGGCATAGCGGATTCGATTTCCCTCAAAATTGGTACTTGTTAAATGAAATGTTTCGTGTGAAGAAAAAATAG
- the serS gene encoding serine--tRNA ligase has protein sequence MLDVKFVRDHYEDVKAKLAKRGEDISEFDQFQPLDQKRRELIAKTEVLKAERNEFSQKISEMKRNKENADDLIARMREVGDEIKVLDDELRDVEEKFDYMMMRIPNIPHDSVPIGDSEDDNVEIRKWGEAPSFDFETKAHWDIATDLKIVDFERAAKVTGSRFAFYLGLGARLERALINFMMDLHSEEHGYEEMLPPYLANRASLTGTGQLPKFEEDAFLVNEEDYFLIPTSEVPVTNYYRDEILAGGQLPQAFAAFSACFRSEAGSAGRDTRGLIRQHQFNKVELVRFVKPEDSYEQLELLIGHAEKVLQLLGLPYRVLHMCTADLGFTAAKKYDLEVWLPSYGEYKEISSCSNFEDFQARRSGIRFRREAGAKPEYVHTLNGSGLALGRTVAAILENYQQVDGTVVVPEVLVPYMGGKTVIK, from the coding sequence ATGTTAGATGTAAAATTTGTACGAGACCATTATGAAGATGTAAAAGCAAAACTTGCTAAACGTGGAGAAGATATTTCTGAGTTTGATCAATTTCAACCTTTAGATCAAAAGCGTAGAGAATTAATTGCAAAAACAGAAGTGTTAAAAGCAGAAAGAAATGAGTTTTCTCAAAAGATATCAGAAATGAAACGAAATAAAGAAAATGCGGATGATTTGATCGCTCGTATGCGTGAAGTGGGCGATGAAATCAAAGTATTAGATGATGAGTTAAGAGATGTGGAAGAGAAATTTGACTATATGATGATGCGTATTCCTAATATTCCACATGATAGTGTTCCAATTGGTGATTCTGAAGATGACAATGTGGAAATCCGTAAATGGGGAGAAGCCCCCTCTTTCGATTTTGAAACAAAAGCGCATTGGGATATTGCAACCGATTTAAAAATAGTAGATTTTGAGCGTGCAGCAAAAGTTACAGGAAGTCGTTTTGCTTTTTATCTTGGTTTAGGGGCAAGACTCGAACGTGCATTAATAAATTTCATGATGGACTTACATTCTGAAGAGCATGGATATGAAGAAATGCTTCCTCCTTATTTAGCAAATCGTGCAAGTTTAACTGGCACAGGGCAACTACCAAAGTTTGAAGAAGATGCATTCTTAGTAAATGAAGAGGATTATTTCTTAATTCCAACGTCAGAGGTACCTGTGACGAATTATTATCGGGATGAAATTTTAGCTGGAGGACAACTTCCACAAGCATTTGCTGCATTTAGTGCTTGTTTCCGTTCAGAGGCAGGTTCTGCAGGTCGTGATACACGTGGTTTAATCCGTCAGCATCAATTCAACAAAGTGGAACTTGTTCGTTTTGTGAAACCGGAAGATTCATATGAACAGTTGGAGCTTTTGATTGGTCATGCGGAAAAAGTATTACAATTATTAGGTCTTCCATATCGTGTACTTCATATGTGTACTGCTGATTTAGGTTTTACCGCAGCCAAAAAATATGATCTAGAAGTTTGGTTACCAAGCTACGGCGAGTACAAAGAAATTTCTTCTTGCAGTAATTTTGAGGATTTCCAAGCTCGTCGTTCAGGTATTCGCTTTAGAAGAGAGGCTGGGGCTAAACCGGAATATGTACACACTTTAAACGGTAGTGGACTTGCACTTGGACGTACGGTTGCGGCAATATTAGAAAACTATCAACAAGTAGATGGGACAGTAGTGGTTCCAGAAGTTTTAGTTCCATACATGGGTGGAAAAACGGTAATTAAATAA
- a CDS encoding YbaB/EbfC family nucleoid-associated protein has product MRGMGNMQGMMKQMQKMQKKMAEAQEELGTQRFEAVAGGGMVKVVVSGHKEVLEVVLDSTVVDPEDVEMLQDLIVIATNEAMKNAEETANSTMGQFTKGLNLPGMF; this is encoded by the coding sequence ATGCGTGGAATGGGAAATATGCAAGGTATGATGAAGCAAATGCAAAAAATGCAAAAGAAAATGGCTGAGGCACAAGAAGAACTGGGAACACAACGCTTTGAAGCGGTAGCTGGCGGAGGAATGGTGAAGGTTGTTGTATCGGGACATAAGGAAGTATTAGAGGTAGTTCTGGATTCGACGGTAGTAGATCCAGAAGATGTAGAAATGCTTCAAGATTTAATCGTCATTGCTACAAATGAAGCAATGAAAAATGCAGAAGAAACAGCGAACTCCACGATGGGTCAATTCACGAAGGGATTGAACCTCCCTGGCATGTTCTAG
- the dnaX gene encoding DNA polymerase III subunit gamma/tau — MSYQAFYRAYRPQSFAEMSGQSHIKQTLQNALLYNKTTHAYLFSGPRGTGKTSAAKIFAKALNCENGPTKEPCNACGTCRSITDGSNTDVIEFDAASNSRVEEMRDIIEKVRFAPSNARYKVYIIDEVHMLSTSAFNALLKTLEEPPAHVVFILATTEPHKIPLTIISRCQRFDFKRITSTDIVARMKEVLNDAKIEYDEHVLKIIAQAAAGGMRDALSMLDQVVSFSGEKMTLEDALLVTGSIGQDVFFQLANALIEKDVAKALSCVEQLVDDGKDPVRLTEDFITFYRDLLVLIVAPEQTELLEIATGDVTFRDLASKFPIDTLYKSISILTNTQQEMRFSNHAKVYLETAIIRLAQVPREATLYSEGSTELEQKVKSLESQLQQLQQQISQGIIPQANAAVQEQPKKQRQRSTGGVKVSSGRIHEILKNATKTDIQAIKSQWASILQQLQKSHAALLNDAEPVAASSSAFVLKFKYDIHCQMAVENKTFSTSFPQLIANLTGTMYEVVYVPEENWLKIREEFIQQNGLKQSNAETEEDAGSNSSVAMDILHDMEEISEDPLIVEAEKLFGKEFVEIHDD; from the coding sequence TTGTCGTATCAAGCTTTTTACCGCGCTTATAGGCCACAGTCGTTTGCGGAAATGTCTGGGCAATCACATATTAAACAAACACTTCAAAATGCCCTCCTTTACAATAAAACTACACATGCGTATTTATTTTCAGGTCCACGCGGAACGGGGAAAACAAGTGCAGCGAAAATATTCGCTAAAGCTTTAAATTGCGAGAATGGTCCAACTAAAGAGCCGTGTAATGCTTGTGGAACTTGTAGAAGTATTACAGATGGTTCGAATACAGATGTGATTGAATTTGATGCAGCTTCTAATTCTCGTGTAGAAGAAATGCGAGATATTATTGAAAAAGTTCGTTTTGCACCTTCAAATGCTCGTTATAAAGTGTATATTATTGATGAAGTGCATATGCTTTCTACAAGTGCTTTTAATGCGCTATTAAAAACATTAGAAGAACCGCCAGCGCATGTTGTCTTTATCTTGGCTACAACCGAACCACATAAAATCCCTTTAACTATTATTTCTAGATGTCAGCGTTTTGATTTCAAACGAATTACGTCCACAGACATCGTTGCAAGAATGAAAGAAGTATTAAATGATGCTAAGATTGAATATGATGAACATGTCTTAAAAATCATAGCCCAAGCAGCTGCAGGGGGTATGCGTGATGCCCTAAGTATGCTCGATCAAGTAGTATCGTTTAGTGGAGAGAAAATGACACTAGAGGATGCGTTACTTGTGACAGGCTCTATTGGTCAGGATGTCTTCTTTCAGTTAGCGAATGCATTAATTGAAAAGGATGTAGCGAAAGCTTTAAGTTGCGTGGAACAATTAGTAGATGATGGGAAAGATCCTGTTCGTTTAACAGAAGACTTTATAACATTTTACCGAGATTTACTTGTGTTAATTGTTGCACCCGAACAAACAGAGCTTTTAGAAATAGCAACAGGAGACGTTACTTTTCGTGATTTAGCTTCTAAATTTCCAATAGATACATTGTATAAAAGCATTTCTATTTTGACGAATACGCAACAAGAAATGCGTTTTTCTAATCATGCCAAGGTTTATTTAGAAACTGCTATTATTCGATTAGCACAAGTTCCAAGAGAAGCAACCTTGTATAGTGAAGGCAGCACAGAGCTCGAACAGAAAGTAAAATCACTTGAAAGTCAGTTGCAGCAATTGCAACAACAAATTAGTCAAGGTATCATACCCCAAGCGAATGCTGCGGTGCAGGAACAACCAAAAAAACAAAGACAGAGATCAACTGGCGGTGTCAAAGTATCAAGTGGTCGTATTCATGAGATATTAAAAAATGCAACAAAGACAGATATTCAAGCTATTAAATCTCAGTGGGCTAGTATTTTACAACAGCTCCAAAAATCACATGCTGCACTTTTAAATGATGCCGAACCAGTTGCAGCATCATCAAGTGCATTTGTGTTAAAATTTAAGTATGATATTCATTGCCAAATGGCTGTGGAGAATAAAACCTTTTCTACCTCTTTCCCCCAGCTTATCGCTAACTTAACTGGTACGATGTACGAAGTGGTATATGTGCCAGAGGAAAATTGGTTGAAAATAAGAGAAGAATTTATTCAACAAAACGGCTTAAAACAAAGTAATGCAGAAACTGAAGAGGATGCTGGATCTAATTCTAGTGTGGCGATGGATATTTTACATGATATGGAAGAAATATCGGAAGATCCTTTAATTGTAGAAGCAGAGAAGTTATTTGGAAAAGAATTTGTAGAAATACATGACGACTAA
- a CDS encoding deoxynucleoside kinase, with protein sequence MNLREKYSIPPDAVITIAGTVGVGKSTMTKAIADALHFKTSFEKVDSNPYLDRFYEDFSKWSFHLQIYFLAERFKEQKRMFEYGGGFIQDRSIYEDTGIFAQMHKEKGTMDPVDHETYTSLFEAMVMTPYFPHPNLLIYLEGSLDDIIDRIHDRGRPMEQQTPISYWEEMHGRYENWINSFNGCPVLRLNINDYDIVQNPESVEVIIGRIGHFMEQTEALRK encoded by the coding sequence ATGAATTTGAGAGAAAAGTATAGCATCCCTCCTGATGCAGTTATTACAATTGCTGGAACAGTAGGCGTTGGTAAATCTACCATGACAAAGGCAATTGCTGATGCACTACACTTTAAAACATCTTTTGAAAAAGTAGATTCAAATCCTTATTTAGATCGTTTTTATGAAGATTTCTCGAAATGGAGCTTTCATTTGCAAATTTACTTTTTAGCAGAGCGGTTTAAAGAGCAAAAAAGAATGTTTGAATATGGTGGGGGATTTATTCAAGATCGATCGATTTATGAAGACACTGGTATATTTGCTCAAATGCATAAAGAAAAGGGAACGATGGATCCCGTAGACCACGAAACCTACACTAGTTTGTTTGAAGCAATGGTGATGACACCCTATTTCCCACATCCAAACTTATTAATTTATCTAGAAGGATCATTAGACGATATTATTGATCGAATCCACGATAGAGGGCGTCCGATGGAACAGCAAACGCCAATATCCTATTGGGAAGAAATGCATGGCCGGTATGAGAACTGGATTAATTCGTTTAATGGTTGTCCGGTACTACGTTTAAATATTAATGATTATGATATTGTTCAGAATCCAGAAAGTGTGGAAGTAATCATTGGGCGAATTGGACATTTTATGGAACAAACAGAAGCATTGCGGAAATAA
- a CDS encoding YaaL family protein gives MFFQKGKLKKEFDYQFVGLIKTTKEDWQQAQLIEDFLNDYDLDVVAKRKIAESIHFYLYKEAKIRNVILK, from the coding sequence ATGTTTTTCCAGAAAGGTAAGTTAAAAAAAGAATTTGATTATCAGTTTGTGGGTTTAATAAAAACCACAAAAGAAGATTGGCAACAAGCGCAGTTAATAGAAGATTTTTTGAATGACTATGATTTAGATGTAGTAGCAAAAAGAAAAATCGCTGAGAGTATACATTTCTATTTATATAAAGAGGCAAAAATTCGAAATGTCATTTTGAAATGA
- a CDS encoding pro-sigmaK processing inhibitor BofA family protein, translating to MKLVIIVCSLMLLLFLLFRTSFSKVMENLPFFLFRLGLSFFLLFGVHLLLGLFGYVIPINLFTGAVVAMLGVPGVASVVAISILI from the coding sequence ATGAAGTTAGTTATCATCGTATGTTCGCTAATGCTACTATTGTTTCTTTTGTTTAGAACGTCATTTTCAAAAGTAATGGAAAATCTACCGTTTTTTTTATTTCGTTTAGGTTTGTCGTTTTTTTTATTGTTTGGAGTGCATTTACTTTTAGGGTTATTTGGTTATGTAATCCCTATTAATTTGTTTACAGGTGCAGTGGTAGCGATGTTAGGAGTACCTGGTGTAGCCTCGGTAGTAGCTATTTCTATATTAATATAA
- the recR gene encoding recombination mediator RecR, which translates to MHYPEPISKLIDSFMKLPGIGPKTAARLAFFVLTMKEDTVLDFAKALVDAKRNLSYCTVCGHITDIDPCHICQDQQRDLSMICVVQDTKDVIAMEKMRDYNGLYHVLHGAISPMDGIGPEDINVPSLLKRLQDIQVEELILATNPTIEGEATAMYISRLVKPSGIKTTRIAHGLPVGGDLEYADEVTLSKALEGRREL; encoded by the coding sequence ATGCATTATCCTGAACCAATATCAAAACTAATAGATAGTTTCATGAAACTGCCAGGGATTGGGCCAAAAACTGCGGCCCGTCTGGCATTTTTTGTATTAACGATGAAAGAAGATACCGTTTTAGATTTTGCAAAAGCATTAGTAGATGCCAAAAGAAATTTAAGTTATTGCACAGTTTGTGGTCATATTACTGATATTGATCCATGTCATATCTGCCAAGATCAACAACGTGATTTATCCATGATTTGTGTAGTCCAAGATACAAAAGATGTAATAGCTATGGAGAAAATGAGAGATTATAACGGTTTGTATCATGTACTTCATGGGGCAATCTCCCCGATGGATGGAATTGGCCCCGAAGATATCAATGTTCCTTCTCTTTTAAAAAGATTACAGGACATACAAGTGGAAGAGCTAATACTTGCAACTAACCCTACAATAGAAGGAGAAGCAACTGCGATGTATATTTCTCGACTCGTGAAGCCTTCGGGTATTAAAACAACAAGAATTGCACATGGTTTACCAGTAGGTGGAGATTTAGAGTATGCGGACGAAGTAACCTTGTCCAAGGCATTAGAAGGACGCCGAGAGTTGTAA
- the tadA gene encoding tRNA adenosine(34) deaminase TadA: MDEHYMNIAIEEAKKAACLGEVPIGAIIVYKNEIIAKAFNLRETTQNATTHAEILAIQEACSKIGSWRLEETTLYVTLEPCPMCAGAILQSRIPRVVYGARDAKAGCVDSLYNLLNDNRFNHMCEVIEGVLAEECGSLLTQFFRNLREQKKNQKRG, translated from the coding sequence TTGGATGAACACTATATGAATATAGCAATAGAAGAAGCTAAAAAAGCCGCTTGTCTTGGAGAGGTACCGATTGGTGCAATCATTGTATATAAAAATGAAATCATTGCGAAGGCCTTTAACTTAAGAGAAACTACACAAAATGCAACTACACACGCAGAGATATTAGCCATTCAAGAAGCTTGTAGTAAGATCGGCAGTTGGAGATTAGAAGAAACCACTTTATATGTCACATTAGAACCATGCCCTATGTGTGCTGGTGCTATTCTACAATCACGGATCCCCCGCGTTGTGTATGGTGCAAGAGATGCTAAAGCAGGCTGCGTGGATTCCCTCTATAATCTTTTAAACGACAATAGATTTAATCATATGTGTGAAGTGATAGAAGGTGTTTTAGCAGAGGAATGCGGTAGCCTTCTTACACAATTTTTTCGCAATCTTCGAGAACAAAAAAAGAATCAGAAACGCGGATAA
- the pdxS gene encoding pyridoxal 5'-phosphate synthase lyase subunit PdxS has translation MTINFTGTDRVKRGMAEMQKGGVIMDVINAEQARIAEAAGAVAVMALERVPSDIRAAGGVARMADPSIVEEVMGAVTIPVMAKARIGHITEARILEAMGVDYIDESEVLTPADEEYHLRKSQFTVPFVCGCKDLGEAARRIGEGASMLRTKGEPGTGNIVEAVRHLRKVSAHVRKIVHMNEDELMTEAKILGAPYDVLLQIKHHGKLPVVNFAAGGVATPADAALMMELGADGVFVGSGIFKSENPEKFARAIVEATTHYMDYKLLVEISKDLGIPMKGIEISRLAAQDRMQDRGW, from the coding sequence GCAGAACAAGCTCGAATTGCTGAAGCAGCAGGTGCAGTAGCAGTAATGGCGTTAGAACGTGTACCATCAGATATTCGCGCAGCTGGTGGCGTTGCGCGTATGGCAGATCCAAGCATTGTGGAAGAGGTCATGGGAGCAGTGACAATTCCAGTAATGGCAAAAGCACGGATTGGACATATCACAGAAGCTCGCATCTTAGAAGCAATGGGCGTTGACTATATTGATGAATCAGAAGTATTAACTCCTGCAGATGAAGAATACCACTTACGTAAAAGTCAATTTACAGTACCATTTGTATGTGGATGTAAAGATTTAGGAGAAGCAGCTCGTCGTATTGGTGAAGGAGCTTCTATGCTTCGTACAAAAGGCGAACCTGGAACAGGGAATATTGTAGAAGCCGTTCGTCATTTACGGAAAGTAAGTGCACATGTACGCAAAATTGTTCATATGAACGAAGATGAATTAATGACAGAAGCAAAAATTTTAGGAGCACCGTATGATGTTTTATTACAAATTAAACATCATGGTAAATTACCGGTTGTAAACTTTGCAGCAGGTGGCGTAGCGACCCCAGCGGATGCTGCTTTAATGATGGAGCTTGGGGCGGATGGCGTATTTGTAGGATCTGGTATTTTTAAATCAGAAAACCCTGAGAAATTTGCAAGAGCCATCGTAGAAGCAACAACACATTATATGGATTACAAATTACTTGTAGAAATATCAAAAGACCTAGGGATTCCGATGAAGGGAATTGAAATTTCTCGTTTAGCTGCACAAGATCGTATGCAAGATAGAGGGTGGTAA